Genomic segment of Natronoarchaeum philippinense:
TACGTGAGGAAGATCATAGCAATCAATAAGTTATATCGGGTTGACATCATCTCCAATGATCGAGTGGTTCGGCGGCACAGCGCAGGTATTTCAGATTCTCCTTCCGCTGTTCGGTCTCTGCGTCGTGCTGCTTGCGCCAAAAATAACCGACACCAACCGTGCCCGGCGGTACGTTGCTCCAGCGTTCGGATGCTGGCTCGCTCTCCAACTTCTGATCGGCTTGGAAGAAGGCACGCTCGTTTCGTTTCCCGACCCATTCGGGTTCCTCGTTGCAGTGTTGCTGCTGCTCGGGTTCGTCGTACTGATGTTCCGCGGGCTCTTTGCCGCGTGGAAAACGCGAGAAGCGTCCGAGTTCCCGTCGCAATAGCGCCGTTGAAATCAGGTTAATTTGACCTCTCGTCGCTGGAACAGCTGTCAACTAGATGTGCATATTTATTAGCAATATTTATATGTAAACTAATTACTATATGCTAATATGGCATCTGAGTGGGACAGTTTTTGGACAGGGCTCAAAGAACGGCTACTGTTAATCACAGTACAAATGCTAGTTCTGATCGTTCTGGCTGGTGTTTTCGCATATATTGCTACAAATACTTAATTCATCAAAAGCGTCTGAATGCTGTATTACATCGGGCAATCATCTACTCAGAATCAGTCAGGAACGAGGTGTTGAACATATCCTCTGTACCGAACAATCGGCAGGACCAGTCCTGTGAATGGCTGCGGGTTTCAACGCAACCACCGTCACGCAAACCCCTGAAAAGAACGATACCCGGAGACCCTATCCCAGTTGTTCGACCAGCGCCTCGCCCTCGACGAACGGAACGTCGTTCCGGGCGGCGTACTCTCGTGCGGCGGCGGTCGAGAGCGCGTCGCCGGTCCCGTCGTCTAACATCTCGCAGACCACGACCGCCGGGGGCTGGTCGGCGGCGTCGGCCAGCGCGAGCCCGAGTTCGGTGTGGCCTTGGCGCTCGTCGAGCAGGCCGTCGGCGGCCCGGAGCACGTGGACGTGGCCCGGCGCGCGGAACTCGTCGGCGAACGTCTCGGCGTCGACGGCGTCGCCGTCGGTCGCGCTCGCGGCGAACGCGCCCAACTCCGAGATGGTCAGCGCGCGGTCGTCGTCGGTGACGCCGGTAAAGGTGTCGCGGTGGTTGACCGTCAGCGAGAACGACGACCGGTCGCCGTACGCGAGGTGTTCTGACTCGCCGGCGGGGTGGTCGATCACGTCCGAGAGGAAGGGCAATTCGGCGGCGTCGGCGACGGGAGCCGACAGGGCGGCACAGATCAGCCCGCCGGCGTCGTTTCGCATGTGGGCGACGGCGTCGGCATCGACCGATCGGGCGGGGTAGATGATGTCGGTCTCGCCCTCGCGGTCGTCGAAGTCGTGAACGCAGACCGGCTGGCCCTCGCGGAACGCCGCGACGGCGTCGTCGACGGCGCTCGTGGCCTGTGCGTCGCCGGTCTCGATGTGGGTATCGCCGGTCATGTTATCGGTCCTCGACGGTGACGGTGACGGCGTCGCCGTCTTCGAGTTCCAGTTCGTCCCGGAGCTTCTCGGGGGCGATCAGCTCGACTTGGTCCTCGTCGTGGTGGGTGCGCTCGGGCGTGATGACGTGGGTCTCCTCGTAGCGACGCCCGTCCGCGGTCGTGAGCGTCGCGGGGTAGCAGATCGCCGGACCGTAGGTGCGGTCGTCGTCCTCCCAGCCGTCGATCGGCACCGGTTCGAGCGCTTCCAGCGCCGAGCGCCGGCGGACGCTCGCGTCGGTCAGGTCGACGTTGAGCGTCCCCTCGAACGGCTCGTAGCCCAGCCGGTCCTCGAACTGGCGCATGTAGCCCGGCAGCGAGATGTAGTGGCGGCCCTCGCCCATCCCGCTGGTGACGCTGCCAGCCAACTCGACCGACGAGGCGCCCTCGAAGATGCGTCGATAGTCCTCGTACTCGCCGCGCAGGGCCTGCTCGCCGTCGTCGGTGATCTCGATCCACTGTCCGTCCGAGACGGTCTCGCGCTCGACGTAGCCGGCGTCGTCGAGACGCTGGAGACGCCGCGACGCCGTTTGCGTGGAGGCGCCGAGTTGCTCGGAGACGCCCGAACAGGAGACTTTCATCTCGCCGCCGGTGCCGCCGTCGAGAGCCAACAGTTTCAACACGGCCAGTTCGTCGTGTCCGACGGCCAGCGACGCTGCGTTCGACATGCTAGTGCGTTGGGAGCCGCGCCGGATAAGTATAACGAATATGGGATGCGTAACAGATCTGTGAACGAAGCGTCCGTTTCCTGCCGTTGACGTGTTTTGGTGCGAGCAGAATAAACGTCTTCGGGAACGCGCTCGGTGCTGCCGCCTACCGATCAGATGCAGTCCCGTCCTGAGCGGCGGTCCGAAACTCGCCAGCATAGTCCTCGACGTACGACCGAATGCTCCGGGGTGGACGCTTTAGCACGCGCTCTACGTCGTCGGTTACGCGGTCGGCCAGACCGAGCCTCGCAGTCGTGTAGATGCCGACCATCAAGAGCACGTAGCCGAGCGGGTGACCCCGAGAGCGCATCCGGTGGACGAACGCCGGAATCGATGGGTCGGCGTACTGGATCGATCGTCCCAGCACGTCCGAGAAGATCGTCGCAACCTCGTCGTAGCGCAACGCTGCCGGCCCGGTCAGGTCGTAAGCGACATGCAGGTGGCCCGATTCGACGAGCACGCGCGCCGCGACCGCAGCAACGTCCCGCGCGTCGACGAAGCTCGTCGCGCCCGCTCCCGCCGGGACGAACAGCTCGTCGTGCTCGATCACGTCCGGCCGGTGGACCTCGTGGAGGTTCTGGGCAAAAAACGACGCTCGGAGGAACGTGTAGCCGACCCCTGCGGCCTCGATCCGGCGTTCGATCCGGTAGTGTGGCAACAGGCGGTTCCGATCAGCACCCAGCGTCGAGAGATAGGCGATCCGCTCGACGCCGACCCGAGCGGTCGCATCGACGAAGGCGCAGACATCAGCGGTATCGACCACCGGTGGCCGGACGAGAAAGACGGCGTCGATGTCTGCCAGTGCCGCGCCCCACGTCTCTGGACGGTCGAAATCGAACTCGACGACCGCGTCGGCCGCCTCGAAGCGCTCGCGGTCGGTATCGGGGTCCCGCGTCGCAGCGCGGACCTCGCACTCGGCGTCGCGCAGCTCGGCAACGACGTGGCGTCCGACAGTGCCCGTCGCGGCGGTGACCAGCACGGTCCGGGTAGTGTGGTCGCTCACGCCGAGATCACCTTCGGCATCTCGCCGACGTGTACGTCGTTTCTGACACAATCACCGCTGTAGGCGTCGCCCTGAACGACTGTGAGCGTAGGGTCCACGACGGGGAGCTTCTCGGGCGAACGCGCGAACGTGACGGCATCGCTACCGCAGTCGAGCGCCTGTCTGAGCAGTGAGACGCTAGTTCGCCCGGTCGCATCGAACACTGCGATCTGCATACAGGTCATAGGCGGTGAGTTGCCTAATACTTGGCACTTCGAAGCTTCGAAGTAAGAGGTCTGAGGCGGCTACGGTCGGTCGATCGACCCGCACGTTTTTGCGATCTCGCCCGAACTCGATGCCGCGCCGAACACGCTCTCTGCCCGCCTGCGAGACTTCACCGAGGCGGGCCTGCTAGAGCGAGCAGCCTACGACGAGGTGCACCCGTGCGTAGAGCACGAGCCGGCGCCGAACGCCGAGCGCTGTTTCCGGTGTTCGGACATTCTCCTCCGCTGGGCGCACGAGCGCAAACGCTGAGGCGAACGGGCCAGTCCGATCAGTCGCCGACGACCGGATCCCGCGCCCAGAACTCGCTACCTTTGTTCAGTTTCGGAACCCAGGTGTCGGCGTCGCGCGCGAGCAGGGCGACGCGGGACTGGGGAACGTCCTTGATCGTGTCGTGGTCTGGCATGTGCGCCCCGATCTCCTCGGTGAAGGCGAGCACGTCCTCGTGGTCGGGCATCGACGAGCGGTCGAGCCGCCCGCGGGAGTGGCCGACGTGCATGTACGCTTTGAGCTCGACGAAATCGGGGTCGGCGCGGTCGTAGAATGCGGCGTACCAGTCGGGGTCGCGCATGTTCTCGCCCTCGACGAGCGTCGTCCTGAGGACGGTTCGAGTATCGTCTTTGTCCGCGAGCACGTCCATCGTGTCGATCAGACGCTCCCAGGCGTCGTCCTCGACGGCCTTGACCACGTCGTCGAACATCGCGCGGTTGTGCGCGTCGACGCTGACGTACAACTGGGTCGGGTCACAGCGGGCCAGCATCTCGGGGTTCGTGCCGTTGCTCACGAGGAACGTGGTGATGTCTCGCTCGTGGAACTCGTCGATCAGCTCGGGGAGATAGGGGTACAGCGAGGGCTCGCCGTCGAGCGAGATGGCGACGTGACGCGGCTCCATCGCCTCCTCGAACACCTCGCGGGGCACCTCGTCGTTGCCGCCAAAGCCCGAGAGCAGTTTCTTCTGGAGCCGCAGGCTGGCGTCGACGACGGCTTCGGGATCATCCCATTCTACGTCGTCGAGCTCGTAGGCGTGGCCGGCGTGATCCCGCCAGCAGAAGACACAGCGCTCGTTGCACTTGACCACGGGCGTCATCTGGATGCAGCGGTGGGACTCGATGCCGTAAAAGGCGTACTTGTAGCACTTACCCTCGCCGCGCAGGGCGTTTGCGGTCCAGCCACAGGTCTGGGCAGCAGTGTGATTCTCACTGTGGTACTCCGGGTCCGAGACCTGTTTCGGACCGTTCGAGTCGCTCATTGTAGGAGGCATAGCTGCCGAGGCTAAAACGTTCTTTCCTCTGTTGTGCCCTGTCCCGAGTTGCATACCGGAGACTGCCGAAAGCCGGACGCATACGGGCCACTGGTCAGGACGACGCAGCGTCCGTACCAGCGAGTCCCAACAGGTACCCCCCGAAGGCGAGGATCCACAGCACGAGCGGATAGACGACCCAGCGCTCGATTCCGCCGCTCCCGAGAAACGCCAGCGGATGCGGGCCACCGACGACGAGCCCATAGAAGAAGACGCTCACGAGGACCAGAAGGGAGAGCCCACCAAAGAGGCCACAAAGAACGGAGAAGGGCCTAGAGACGACTCGTGAAGACAGGACGACGGTGATTCCGCCAGTAAAGAAGGTGAGAAGCGCAAACAGCCCGTGCCAGGGGGTCACGTTGCCCGGGAACACGCCGACGCCGAAAATGCTGGCGCCGAAAATAGCGAGTGCGACGGGGAAGCCACGCCGATCCACGGCGCGAAAGAGAAAATACGCTGCAACCAGCACGAGTGCGCCGGTAACCAGCATCGTGCTGTTGAAGATCGTCGCGGAGGGCTCGTGGATGATCGGATTCGGCGGTCGCGTCGATCCGAGGTCGCTGATGTCCTGTCTCGTCGAATAGTTCGGATGGAGCACTTCCGCCGTGATGATCCCCATAAATGCGATAAATCCGGACACCACCAAGCTGGATCCCGCGACCGACAAGCTCGAAGACTCGAATTGTGACGGAGTTCCACTCGGATTGGACTCGCTCATGGCCACGTAGACGTACTCCGTTTGAAGATATGACTTCGAGGGCGTGAGGCGACGACGGCCCTAGTGACTAACCCTCTCGATACAGCTACAGCAGCCATTTGGCGCAACCGCTGGGGACCTGACGGCGCCGACGAATCTGCAACGGTCTGTCTACCAACACCTGAAGGGATTATCCCGCTCGACCACCGAGGACCGATATGCAGTGGTGCGCCAGCCACCGAGTGCATCGGGGAGCGAGGGTCAGAGTGGCCGTCACCGACGCCAAACGAGGCAAGTGGTATGACCAGTGATCCCCTTCCGGTCGAACACCTCTCGCCGCTCGCCACGCTCGTCGACGAGGTGCTCGCCGGCCTCGGCTACGAGATGCCAGCAGCCACCGATGCAATCGACGACGCCGTCCCCGGCTACGGCGGCCTGTTCGACCCTGCTACCTCTCCGGACGAGTTGCGTCGCTCGCTCGAACGGCTGCTGGAGTCGGGACTGACTCGCCCACCGATCCCTGAGCCGATTGGTGATTCCTTCATCCTCTACGTTGACGGAAGCTCGCGCGGCAACCCTGGCCCCGCAGGTGCAGGCGCGGTCATCATGGACGCCGACGAGAACCAACTCGCTCGTCTCGGCCGCCCCGTCGGCTCGCGGACGGGCAACAACACCGCCGAGTACGTCGCCCTCCATCTCGGGCTCTCCGAACTGCTGACGCGCTACGAGCCACGGCGGCTGGAAGTCCGAATCGATTCGATGACGGTTATCCGAGACGTTTGGGATGGTGAGGGCCCGACGGAGTCCGGCGTCGAGACGTACAGTGAGGCCGTCACGGCGGCGCTGTCGAGGATCCCTGAGCAACACTACACGCATCTTGCTGATAGCGATCCGAACCCTGCCGACGCACTGGCGACAGTGGGTGCCGATATCGCGGCATTCGGACCGGGATGAGTTGTCGTACTCAAAGCGCTCGGGAGCTCCGGGGCTATCCTGGAAGTAGTTCGACTGCAATCTGCGTACCGTCGATGTGTACCATACAGTCTGCGTACTCGAACATCGCGGTGATCCCGATCCCGTCTCGAACGATGACGTCCAGTGCTTCCGAGTCGACGACATCGAAGAGTGCTGGCAACTCCAAGACTGGTCGGTCGGCCACTCGAGCAACTAGCTCGAGGATCTGAACGTCGACCGCCGTGTCGAGATCGATCTCTACGGTCTCAGCGTCAGGAGGAATGTCCATGTTGGGTATACGCGTGCGGTCTGAATCACCTGCGCGTTGATTCTCCCGTTTAGGGAACCACCCATAGAAAAGAGAACTTCTCTGGCATGAGTTAGCGAATCATCTTCTCAGCACCGGCGGTGCAGTTTTAACTGGATATGGACGTTTCGTGGATCCCGGCGTCTTCAGGAGCGGGCGGATGTCACTCTACTGGAAGCCGATCGTTGTATTCGGTCAGCAGTTCGATAGTCGGTACGATCGTCTCGAATCGCGGCCCGCGACTGACCGTGTCGTCCAGTCGGTCCCATTCGAGATAGCCGGCCGCAGCCAGCCGTGGCAAGTGGTTGTGATGGAGTTCGATCCTGATCCTCTCTGACCGGGGACTACCGGCTACGAAGTCGTCAGGACTGAGCACTGCGTCGGGACTAGTCGCGCAGAGTGCGAGGAGCACGCGTCTTCGGATCGGATGGCTGAGGTGGCCAAACAGAGCGTCCCGTGGCGCTCTGGGGCTGTCAGCTGAACGGTCTATCTTTTGTTTGCTTTGCCGTGTACCCATGATCCCGAGTTGTAGTAGTACTCCCATAGCACTTGACGCTAGACTTCTAGCTCCTCGAAGAACCAACGGACGAGCTTGTCCTCGGCGAGTCGGAGGTGGCGAAGCCACGTTGAGGTGGCAATGTCCATCGACGAGGCGATCCGCTCGGCCTG
This window contains:
- a CDS encoding ribonuclease HI family protein, whose protein sequence is MTSDPLPVEHLSPLATLVDEVLAGLGYEMPAATDAIDDAVPGYGGLFDPATSPDELRRSLERLLESGLTRPPIPEPIGDSFILYVDGSSRGNPGPAGAGAVIMDADENQLARLGRPVGSRTGNNTAEYVALHLGLSELLTRYEPRRLEVRIDSMTVIRDVWDGEGPTESGVETYSEAVTAALSRIPEQHYTHLADSDPNPADALATVGADIAAFGPG
- a CDS encoding HalOD1 output domain-containing protein: MDIPPDAETVEIDLDTAVDVQILELVARVADRPVLELPALFDVVDSEALDVIVRDGIGITAMFEYADCMVHIDGTQIAVELLPG
- a CDS encoding DUF998 domain-containing protein; amino-acid sequence: MSESNPSGTPSQFESSSLSVAGSSLVVSGFIAFMGIITAEVLHPNYSTRQDISDLGSTRPPNPIIHEPSATIFNSTMLVTGALVLVAAYFLFRAVDRRGFPVALAIFGASIFGVGVFPGNVTPWHGLFALLTFFTGGITVVLSSRVVSRPFSVLCGLFGGLSLLVLVSVFFYGLVVGGPHPLAFLGSGGIERWVVYPLVLWILAFGGYLLGLAGTDAASS
- a CDS encoding NmrA family NAD(P)-binding protein, encoding MSDHTTRTVLVTAATGTVGRHVVAELRDAECEVRAATRDPDTDRERFEAADAVVEFDFDRPETWGAALADIDAVFLVRPPVVDTADVCAFVDATARVGVERIAYLSTLGADRNRLLPHYRIERRIEAAGVGYTFLRASFFAQNLHEVHRPDVIEHDELFVPAGAGATSFVDARDVAAVAARVLVESGHLHVAYDLTGPAALRYDEVATIFSDVLGRSIQYADPSIPAFVHRMRSRGHPLGYVLLMVGIYTTARLGLADRVTDDVERVLKRPPRSIRSYVEDYAGEFRTAAQDGTASDR
- the ribB gene encoding 3,4-dihydroxy-2-butanone-4-phosphate synthase — protein: MTGDTHIETGDAQATSAVDDAVAAFREGQPVCVHDFDDREGETDIIYPARSVDADAVAHMRNDAGGLICAALSAPVADAAELPFLSDVIDHPAGESEHLAYGDRSSFSLTVNHRDTFTGVTDDDRALTISELGAFAASATDGDAVDAETFADEFRAPGHVHVLRAADGLLDERQGHTELGLALADAADQPPAVVVCEMLDDGTGDALSTAAAREYAARNDVPFVEGEALVEQLG
- the twy1 gene encoding 4-demethylwyosine synthase TYW1, which translates into the protein MSDSNGPKQVSDPEYHSENHTAAQTCGWTANALRGEGKCYKYAFYGIESHRCIQMTPVVKCNERCVFCWRDHAGHAYELDDVEWDDPEAVVDASLRLQKKLLSGFGGNDEVPREVFEEAMEPRHVAISLDGEPSLYPYLPELIDEFHERDITTFLVSNGTNPEMLARCDPTQLYVSVDAHNRAMFDDVVKAVEDDAWERLIDTMDVLADKDDTRTVLRTTLVEGENMRDPDWYAAFYDRADPDFVELKAYMHVGHSRGRLDRSSMPDHEDVLAFTEEIGAHMPDHDTIKDVPQSRVALLARDADTWVPKLNKGSEFWARDPVVGD
- a CDS encoding DUF7344 domain-containing protein, which translates into the protein MGVLLQLGIMGTRQSKQKIDRSADSPRAPRDALFGHLSHPIRRRVLLALCATSPDAVLSPDDFVAGSPRSERIRIELHHNHLPRLAAAGYLEWDRLDDTVSRGPRFETIVPTIELLTEYNDRLPVE
- a CDS encoding DUF120 domain-containing protein, with product MSNAASLAVGHDELAVLKLLALDGGTGGEMKVSCSGVSEQLGASTQTASRRLQRLDDAGYVERETVSDGQWIEITDDGEQALRGEYEDYRRIFEGASSVELAGSVTSGMGEGRHYISLPGYMRQFEDRLGYEPFEGTLNVDLTDASVRRRSALEALEPVPIDGWEDDDRTYGPAICYPATLTTADGRRYEETHVITPERTHHDEDQVELIAPEKLRDELELEDGDAVTVTVEDR